aaaggaacttagagtttgcaaagaaaattttaaaacccaattcacccccccctcttaagagtacaccttacttttcaattgatatcagagcggggttgtagtaaatcttaacctAGAAACTACATAAAGATCtcaatggcacacctaggtgcatctccctttgccgagggtcaatccttGTATAGACCACCCCTCTTTTGCAgtgtcaactatactttttggaaacaacgaatgagaatttatttacaaactatagattggaaagcatggaaggttgtcacacatggtgaccttatctcCACTAAAACCATAGATgataaagaaatacctaaggaagaaaaacaaATGACCGACAATGATCTTAAAAGGTTACTAGTAAATTCAAGtgttatgaatgttttatattgtgctcttgatgtaaatgaattcaatagggtcatgacatgtaaatcaatcaaagaaatatgggacaaactagaggtaacttatgaaAGAACTgatgatgttagagatagtagaatcgacatgctcacaagcgaatatgaagcatttaggatgaacctggatgaaaaTATCATTAGCATGTATGTTAGGTTTACTCATATAACAAGCTCCTTAAATATTTTAAGGGTGtctgtgtgtatgtatgtgtgcatgttCGCTCGCTCGAGAGCGCAGAACCATAATTGCAGTAGAAAGCAAGTCTATGATTAACTCACATAGCAAAAAATAGGAGGAAATCGGCCATGAGGAAACCATGATCTTACCCTACCACAAGTAGCAATGAACATGTGCTAGATTATTGAAGAGGCTTCCAAGCAGACAAAGCACTTAGAATTCGACCCTTCCATCCTTGCAGCAACCACTGGGCATCTACGTCAAATACAAAATCCTTGTGGTAACCTGAAGTCACAAAGTCCTTTGCTACCCTAATGCTCTCCTCGTTCAAAGGGAGCTGCCTAAACCCAGCTCTAATATTTCGGATTTGCCACTGTTTATATGTTTCTGGCCTTGCTATCCTCTCAAAGCCCTCACACGCAATGACATTCATTGCCTCTAGCCCAAATAGATCCCTTTCAAGCAGCATCCTCTCTGGAATCTCCCGGGGCATAGTACTTTCACACATATCAAACAAAGCAGAATAGTGGAAGAGAGCCTCTCGAAATCGCGTGAGGAAGAAGGGAGCACCATGGTTAGCATTCAAAACTGCATGTATAAATACATCTGGATTCATCTTCCTTATTAGGTTAAGAACCATATCCCTTGGGCTCTCAAACATAACAGTCTCATCTAGTAGGCATTTACATGGAAATTTCCAGTTCACCACGAGCACCTCATCCCTGTCAATCTTGATATCATCCATTTGAACCATTTCCAATTTTTTCGCGATAGCATTGAACTCAAACGGAACATTAAAACTCTCTGCATAATTTGCTAAGCGACGCCCTGTCTCCTCAATCATTTCTGCTGCTTTGAAACCCGGTGGTGGAAGATCAATCCCGGTAATCCGTAACTTTGGAGGCCCACCCACTCTAGCTGAGAGCTGTTCTATGAAGGAAGGCCACTGAAAACCATAGGAAATTCCAAAATCAATAATGTGGAGCCTTGTTGCTTTCTCAGCTGCATGCAAAATGTTCTTGCTTGAGAAGAAATTGTTGAGCTTCCAAAATGGGCACACGGCTAAAAGCAGATAGTAAGCTTTCAAGATCTCAGCAGTTGTTGGTTTCCTGGCAAAAAATATAGCATAAATCTGACTTCCGGAACCAGTTAAGCGTGCTTCAAGGCCATTTGCAAAATAGGTGGCGAGTCTCTGCATCCCGTCTCCAGTAGCAGAAGAGTGTTCTCTGATATGTTTCAGTAGCTCATTTGCCCTCTTTCGATCATTAATTGTGACTGCTTCTGCACAGAGGATTAGAAGAGTTTTCAAATCCACCGTCTCTGCTCCTCGTTTCATTTTCTGACCCTTTCTACCATTAGATCCCTTTAGTCGGCCATTTGGAAGCATATTTTTCAACAGTCTATCCTGCAAGGCTACACGGAGTGCAGCCATACCTTTCTCTCTAATAGACAATAACATCATATCAAGCATTTCTGTTCTCACAGTTGATTCAGTACAAACAGCTGACAGCTTGGTGCTCCCCTCCATCTCCAAATCCCCGTCCTCACGAAGAGGATGCTTCCTTCCCCGTGACCCATCAAAGGAGTACTGATCCCCATGCTTCTCAACCTCCACTACCACAGCGTTAGCTTCTTCCTCTGGCTCATTGGGCAACGTGAACTGACTACTACTGAAATTAGCACACAAATTATTGTCTTTCGGGAGAAACTTGCTTGCTTCATCAATCTCTCTCCTGAATTGCATAATAGATTTGCTCTCACAATCAAGAAGCCCATGTCTACTTCCTGGACAATCAAAAAAACCATCTAATATTTTAGCCCCGCTGTTTGTCATGCTGAATGATGATTGTGATGTCCAGTCCACGGGAGTACTCTCTGAATAGCAGGGCACGTATCCATTAGATTTGCAATCCCACCAAGGATCTTCCAAGTTGTTAATAACATTCCAGCCACAATCATTGCATTCGCTATAATTCCCAGTCTGGATTTCGTCTTGGCTCTCAATATTTTGATCCAAAAAAGGTGGGCGATGGTGCTTGGGTGAAGGAGGGTACTTCTCCCCAAGAACCTCATAGAATGATTTCTCCGCAGATTGAAGTGCAGACTCCTGAAACATGCAAATTTTCTCTTCCGTATCTTCCTCCATAAGCATCTGGCTTATGTACTTGAGTACTGCATCACTAAAATCAACGTCCTCACACAATTCTCGCTGATGGCTATCGCACTTGTGACCAAATTACTTAGATTTGGATCAGTGGGAAAGAGAGGAGGATCCAAAGAGTCTGTATCTATTAACGGATTTTCAAGTTTGAACTCGTCAACAAGATTCACATCCGAGAGAATCGAAATGGTATCATCATTATGTTTACTTCCACTCAAAGGATCCATAACcatttgttttataatttcatcTAAAGTTCAAACTGCTTGAAACAATATGGATACCGACGtcttgaaaatattaatttcagCAACTAATTCTCTCCCAATTTCAAGCTTTTCCCAGATTAAAATACTGCGACATGCATGATGCATTAGCTCTCTTCACGCATCACATCAACGTCAGCAACAGCAACAAATTAATTAAACATCGCAAACCCTAAAGTGCTTCGTAGCTTATGAACCTGGGTAACGAGAAAAAATTGGATTGACATAATACATCAGAAGACAGAAACTCTAGAAGAATCGACAGAAGCAAATCAGTGTTCTACAAGGTTCCaagcatagagagagagagagaaaatcaatAAACGAATGGACAAACATACCTTTTTACAAGAAGAAGACGATGATGAGGAAATGGCGAACAGAGAAGCTCAGACAGAGAGACGGAGATGGTGGGTGCAAGCGGCCTCGCTGAACATTTGAAATTGGAGAGAAAggcattttctatttttatttatttttggcgGTAAATCTGAGCCGTCTGTACCTCAACGGCTACCAACCGTCCGATTGGAATGATTTGCCGACGATCTCttgaccattttattttattaacatCAAATCCATTTTGTAGCGTTAGAAGCGGAAATCAAAGTCaaacttatttaattaattacattTACTCCCCCCATCCTTTACAACTCATATCTACAAAAATAagttaaatttattataatttattcaacacccaaaaatttatatatacatcAGACTCCTACAAATTAAATCTTTTTGctaaaattaaataaagaaaagttTAAATGAATAATTTGGAGATGTTAAATACTCTTGTGAGAagatcatgaataaatgatgaatatataaGGGAAAATTATAAGAAACCGCCTATCATTTCAAATAATGATGCATGGTATATGGGACTAGCTGAATGGGAAGCGTTAATAAATGTTGTCTCTTATGGagttttttttccattttattattattttataataatatattaaataatattttttttaaaatttttttctcaatttgacTCTTACCTAATCTCGTTTCTTGGTCCaatgagatttaaacaaatcttaatGAACCATCCAATGAGTTTTAAACGACGAGAGGGTTCCCTCACTAACACAGGGCACCTAAATCTCATTGGATGGTATAGcgagatttaagcaaatctcgTTGGACCATCCAACGATATTTGCATGAACGTGTTTTTCCTCTCTCTCGATGACGAGTTTTATCCTCTCCCCTTAGCCACTGCCCGTTTCTATAGTAGGGTGTCACCGCTGCCGTGAGTCTTAGCCACCGCGAGCCTTCTTCCACCGTCCTCGTCGAATCCTCGTCGCCACTTTGCATATCCATCTCTCTATTCTTTCTCAGTTCACTCCGCACGAAAACAGAGCAACCCCCAACTTAATTcttaggaagaaaaaaaaaatatcttctaCTTCTTCCTCCCTCGTCATCGTCTCCAAACTCACCGTCTCCCCCAGACCACAATTCCAAAATTAAGACTCTCAAGCCACTTGCCTGCGTTCAAGTTACGAAGCTCATCGATGGGCTCTTCGTCGGCTGCACCATTAACCACTCCGTAGTTGACAGGACATCCTTCTGGCACTTCTTCAATACTTTCGCTGCCATCACTAGAAGAGTTAAGATCCTGAATTCGCCGGATTTTCGATGCGATATGATGTTCGACTCACCAAAGGTTCAATTCTCAGATTCCCTGCCGGTGGTCCCAAGGTCACCTTCTCCGGGGAGAAGATGGTTTGGATTTATAAATTGCAGTGTGGCCCAGAATTTGTATCAAAATGAACCGCCAATGTATATACACTTGACTAATGGAGAAATGAAGATtgaagtggaaaaaaaaaaagtgtgaagGAAATTTGTGTCATTGCAGTGACAGCCGCAGCAATAGCAACCTACGACCGCAAATGTGGAAAAAGATGGAAAAAAACATGAGATGTATGTGTAAATGCATTAGAGTTGCGGAACAAAAAGAAATCTAACAACTTTACAATTACAACTTCTTCTCCGTTTTGACTTCACCTGGGAGGTGGTGAAGGTCCAAATGGAGTTCATGGCCTGTGTGTGCCTTTGTTTAATTCTTTGTGCTGGTGCAGCTACTAGGTCATGCAAATACCCATGATGAGTGTTGATGGGATCCAAGTTGTAACAACCTAaaaaataatgttatttaaataataaagagggagaaaaatgggAACAGAAATAGAATGAGGCAGCAGACtacgttgcattttggatataataacccaaggaattttcttatGGCCTCAtcaacaggggattcgtcgacgagggtacaaaagGGTCTCGTTGACCAGGGCatgtttcattgacgagaagaaactgagagaatgttttgggtgattctgaatttcgtcgacgaaggggagagtttgtcgacaaatttcctgttagactcatcaacgagatgacgtgactcgtcgacaaaggtcgcagtataaatagtcctaaacttAGTTTAATCATAGAAAAATCAACGCAAACTCCCCCTCCTCTCTCTCCAacggtccttccctcttctctcttggatttcggccccgttagtcaccatatcgacgatctgaggccaccacgacgctcttggtgaagttctctccaagtttaccggggcggattgtcggtgggatcgagttgaatttcttcccaaaatcaaggtgaggcattttattcagtttttggccttcgaGTAGTTGTAGGAAACGATGGAGagaaagaaataatgatattttgttctggcgaatgttgttttcagggtgttgagtaggaagccctgtgggtgttggatcagtataccataggggctttccagtagtcaggtaagggaaatatgctatgttaagaAACTCTTTTACAATTTCAAtacgaactatatgtttttatcaaattattattcaaattatatatgtAGTGAtctgaagaataatagcattttaaatattaaagagggagagaaaatagaaatagaaatagaaggaggtcgtagacttcatcgatgaacgcggaacgttcgtcgacgacattgcattttggagataatattaaataatcataatttcagagAATTTGCcaagcttcatcgatgaacacagggtttcgtcgacgaaggccttaaggatttcgtcaatgaatacagggcttcgtcgacgagaaaataccaagagagggtcCGGGGTggtctaaatttcgtcgacgaatttactgaaggattcgttgacgaagtgacgtgtctcgtcgacaaatctggcaGTATTTAAAGAGGAAAATCAGGATATTTCTCATTTGTTTCGCcgctttctctctcctctctctctctcctacgactctctctcccttctctcttcatttccagccccaccagtcaccgaatcgatgatctgaagctaccacgacactcctggcggagttttCTGCAAgactgccggagcagatcgtcaggAAAATaaagttagatttcatcctaaattcagggtaaggacttttatccagtttttgacttcctgaaagttataggaaatgatgtaggcaggaaaatactgatattatgttttgGCGTATGTTGGTTTTAAGGTGTTTTGTAAAAGGCCCTGctggtgttaggcttgtattccctaggggctttccagtagtcaggtaagggaaatatgttatgctagacatttcataaaatatgatacagtttgtttaattacaaaaattatgtatttagtatggtgtggcttgtgaatatgtatatggtatagggatatgttttacgaacttagtttcctgattttatgaattccagtattatggttatatgaACGTCAGTACCGtgattttatggatttcagaaccataattttacgatatttcaataccatgattttatgaatctcagtaccatgattatacgaattccagtattacgaatatgcagttccatgttatgattattcagatttcagtacgttatgcagcatcatagttatttcagtacttcagaatcatggtaaatcagttagttatgtatagaaatatattatatgatatcagaccctgttggacttgcagctacagagcacggtaccgttgctacagatactatgttactttatgagtgtaaccacctattcagatatacgtggtaaagtcgaccacctaggcccttgaaaaggttaggctccccatTTAGATATGGGATGAGGTGGGCAGGTCAACTGACGGAGTTCAgcgatttattcctagttggtcagccagggtaaatccagcctacgggccgcacaaccttgtcatgagggagcatgtcatgacacagatagccacagggaacagtttcagttattattacatacgtatgaatttaagggttcggggaccctacttatgtacactagaagtattttaagTTATAacttacaatactgttatgttaagcaacatggaaagcgGATGCATTTTCTTACTTATACTGCACttaacatatccagttatacatgtttatatgaaatcagatTTAGTATAATATtgttagctcatttgccacacactagtaatagcatatttcttcttactaagcgttggctcatcccagagttgatatatttttcaggtgatccaggtaggcgagcagaccaggctcacaaatagaggggcgtcAATAGTGCCCTGTTAGAGAGTGAATATcattttgggagcatttttgtattaccctagcttgttgaaggtattttgggaaattcagatatatgtgtatatggggaaaacatgtagtactctggtattgagtGATATTGGTTCTATATTGTATATAATAGTtattgttatgtttatatgattctgcttctcgctgcttaggttaatattgtggtatcagagtatattaACTGTTatagtgtaaaaaaaaataaatctattaattaatcaggtcattacagtttggtatcagagcctaggtttactaggttttgtagactttagagtgcagcagaagcaataccagagtataggaaaaaggatttaaggtttgttttgtgtctgggtacaggattttcgtagtggtttttgtgcttttcctggggtgacaattttaggaaaatcatagtaaactattgtcgggtcatgtgtctaggtgacagaactagaTATTGGGTTGAagtcagggaaggtaattaattgtGAGCTAGTATAAGATAGGTTTGTATAGGAaataaagtgtttaagtgtgtttcttgttttcaggatggatccaggaagcagtggcacgaatgctggggaggataggccaggaccttcaaaaattgatggctgagatggccaggagttccgGGAAGCGTGGCTGtttgattgagcagtttacgcgtatgaagcccccatcctttgttggaggagatgacttgactgtagctgagaattgggtccaggatatcgaggagatgttggcagtgcttccatgtacagatgagcagaaggtagcatttgccactttaaactgacaggggaggcgaagcgttgGTGGAGAGCAGCACTTCTTATAGAGGAGCAGAGTCTGATTCTAGTTCCAATAACGTGGGACAGATTCAAGGAcatgttcttcgagcggtatttccatGCTAATGTTCgaagtgcgaaggcagcagagttcctgcatttggtacaggggcaaaTGACTATATCTCAGTATGCTgctcggtttgtcgagttgtcgcgttttgctccacatctagcacccgATGAAGAGAATAAGGCGAAGAAGTTTGAAGAGAgattgaggcagaacttgtttgagcaggtgattggtttcagggctcagacattcaaaGAGGTTGTAGGCAGAGCttcgattattgagagtggcattcagaggggtgtagcagctcaaagtcagaggaagaggcctatgcctcagGGTTTTCATACTGGCTCCAATAGGGGTCTATGGAGAGGTGGTCGCGATAGGGGTAACCAGAgacagatggcaggacctcgtgggaactaGGGTGCACAAACTTACCTGATGTGTCAGACATGtaggagacatcatttgggagagtgcTAGGCAAGTAGAGGcgtatgttatcattgtgggagacccggtcacgtGATGCGTGATTGCCCAGGTCAGCAGGATCAGGTCCCAACAcccaggccctatcagggaggacatcaggcagctcggggaggTGTCAGGCACCTCgcggtggtcagcagaggaatatgacCTCAGCATgagtatacgctctgacgccaggagatgcaaagactgctacggatgtggtgacgggtacatttactgtttcatcatatccagttattgttctctttgactcgggtgctactcattcttttatttccatATCTTATGTTAAATCATCTGAGAATGAGatccagtcattagatatagcactgtcggtagctacaccatcagggtcagtgatcagatgttagagggtacttagaggctatcagatagagattcatggaaaagtattaccagcagattttattgtgtttgatatatgtgggttcgatataatactgggtatgaacTGGTTGGCTGTTaatcatgctagcattgattgcttttagaaagaagtaatttttagacctcctggagagcaggaattcagtttcgttggttcacgggtacgtgctccaacacagctggCGTCCGCCGTGCAGGTGggcagattactcttggatggaggtcAAGGGTTTATATCATTTGTTAAAGAAGCATCTAAAAATGatttgaagattgacagcaccctagtggtacgagaatttctagatgtttttccagaggagctaccaaggttgccttgtgacgccccgattttcatacaattttttttaaataataaataaataatcatatcataaatccattaatcggccacgtcaacaatcctattaTCATTCATGCGACCTAACCCGCATTGAGTactggaaaaaaatattttattaaacaacctaacaa
This region of Malania oleifera isolate guangnan ecotype guangnan chromosome 10, ASM2987363v1, whole genome shotgun sequence genomic DNA includes:
- the LOC131166490 gene encoding scarecrow-like protein 30 gives rise to the protein MLERNKLVPFTFPNDLTKNRDGLFEVTIGGGEIVKVLDGSVPSNSANEEFALGRVLIGDGSDGVENSAAFALRTLAWKYRSKNMSLNLSHVIGTRIRLCSSIRSAALHQRFASPDLNSSSDGSESIEEVPEGCPVNYGVVNGAADEEPIDELRNLNAARPLAPTISVSLSELLCSPFPHHRLLLVKSHQRELCEDVDFSDAVLKYISQMLMEEDTEEKICMFQESALQSAEKSFYEVLGEKYPPSPKHHRPPFLDQNIESQDEIQTGNYSECNDCGWNVINNLEDPWWDCKSNGYVPCYSESTPVDWTSQSSFSMTNSGAKILDGFFDCPGSRHGLLDCESKSIMQFRREIDEASKFLPKDNNLCANFSSSQFTLPNEPEEEANAVVVEVEKHGDQYSFDGSRGRKHPLREDGDLEMEGSTKLSAVCTESTVRTEMLDMMLLSIREKGMAALRVALQDRLLKNMLPNGRLKGSNGRKGQKMKRGAETVDLKTLLILCAEAVTINDRKRANELLKHIREHSSATGDGMQRLATYFANGLEARLTGSGSQIYAIFFARKPTTAEILKAYYLLLAVCPFWKLNNFFSSKNILHAAEKATRLHIIDFGISYGFQWPSFIEQLSARVGGPPKLRITGIDLPPPGFKAAEMIEETGRRLANYAESFNVPFEFNAIAKKLEMVQMDDIKIDRDEVLVVNWKFPCKCLLDETVMFESPRDMVLNLIRKMNPDVFIHAVLNANHGAPFFLTRFREALFHYSALFDMCESTMPREIPERMLLERDLFGLEAMNVIACEGFERIARPETYKQWQIRNIRAGFRQLPLNEESIRVAKDFVTSGYHKDFVFDVDAQWLLQGWKGRILSALSAWKPLQ